One stretch of Amycolatopsis sp. NBC_00345 DNA includes these proteins:
- a CDS encoding lantibiotic dehydratase codes for MPAETARRLFSDPGSGDEARLWDQVGDPLVRAALTVASADLVDALDRNAQGQVAATRRRRLRSGLLRYLIRMSTRATPFGLFAAVSWGEFGDHCTAVIDGGLKRHTRADLGWLLDVIEAVESDAAVLPFLRLTANPLAYLVGERLVLRPADVYGKDDLRGVSLRATEVVRHLLDEAVTPVPYGELVERVVAEFPGVPGDRVEALVGRLHELRFLITDLRPPLNQPRPERHVIDVLAHVPPARAAYEALLRVSTLMARCDEDLLSPSAPMRELLSAQRELLPDGSGRTCQVDAALSIPGCTVPAEVGVEVAEAVTWLGRVMGPAPRFPHLTDYRAAFTERYGREGLVPLTDLLSPEHGLGSPSGYLNPGGAQMFAVPNRAAPDLERPYALPLLAEALRTGQLEVDLADPRLAELIPEKPDDGRDRRPPAPGLDVTVQIAAASADAIPRGEWNAVLPPGSFAPAGRTVGRFVHLLPRSAEGQVRDHLLAQDTAADPDVVHAELSYLPVQGRAANVTVHPIMRSHEIPVNVTPSVAADRVIPLRDIVIGLDGDRFAAYSERLGRRIRIHQGHMLNPQSAPDVCRFLLESAQDGDAAPARFDWGTAETAPFLPRVRRGRIVLRLAQWNIRVPGTFGRAALDSDEALAEAVRAWRSTWQVPRWVYLADQDRRLLLDLDHPLSTTELRAELGRTAERGRTWLPLQEMYPGFDDLWVSGADGRRHVSEVVIPLTARSAPRPPAPEVPRAALSVGRRPRRHLPGGTWLSMKLYTTETAMEGIVSRMWSKPAVCPDEEWFYLRYADPAPHLRIRVRTGLGDMGALFAGWTEWARGLVGEGLAADLVLNTYSPELIRYGGPDTMAAVERVFCASSAATARFLAEPGPDDLPRLVVAAYAVECVYRDWGFDLDQRLARASSLPRPSEENDPARPDRRLLADLLAPEVPPGSPIAKMRADLAAVFGTQAAPLAEAGALARAAAGEGTLTTAEHTVVDGIAHLQVNRLLGTDHDLELACHRLWSHALRTIRSRWPG; via the coding sequence TTGCCCGCGGAGACCGCCCGCCGGCTGTTCTCGGACCCGGGCTCCGGCGATGAGGCGCGATTGTGGGACCAGGTCGGCGATCCGCTGGTCCGGGCCGCGCTCACCGTGGCCTCCGCCGACCTCGTGGACGCGCTCGACCGGAACGCACAGGGCCAGGTCGCCGCGACCCGCCGGCGCCGGCTTCGGTCCGGGCTGCTGCGCTACCTGATCCGGATGTCCACCCGGGCTACGCCGTTCGGCCTCTTCGCGGCCGTCTCCTGGGGCGAGTTCGGTGATCACTGCACCGCCGTGATCGACGGCGGGCTCAAGCGGCACACCCGCGCGGATCTCGGCTGGCTGCTGGACGTCATCGAGGCCGTCGAATCGGACGCGGCCGTCCTGCCCTTTCTGCGCCTGACCGCGAACCCGCTCGCCTACCTGGTGGGGGAGCGGCTCGTGCTGCGGCCCGCGGACGTCTACGGGAAGGACGATCTGCGCGGCGTTTCCCTTCGTGCCACCGAAGTCGTACGCCATTTGCTCGACGAGGCGGTCACGCCGGTCCCGTATGGGGAACTGGTCGAACGGGTCGTCGCCGAATTTCCCGGTGTGCCGGGGGACCGCGTCGAGGCCTTGGTCGGACGGCTGCACGAGCTGCGGTTCCTCATCACGGACCTGCGCCCGCCGCTGAACCAGCCCCGCCCGGAACGGCACGTCATCGACGTGCTCGCCCACGTGCCCCCGGCCCGCGCGGCGTACGAGGCGCTGCTGCGGGTGAGCACGCTGATGGCCCGGTGCGATGAGGACCTGTTGTCCCCGTCCGCGCCGATGCGGGAACTGCTTTCGGCGCAACGGGAACTGCTCCCGGACGGGTCCGGCCGCACCTGCCAGGTCGACGCGGCGCTGAGCATCCCCGGCTGCACCGTGCCCGCGGAAGTGGGCGTCGAGGTCGCCGAGGCGGTGACCTGGCTCGGCCGGGTAATGGGGCCGGCACCGCGGTTCCCGCACCTGACGGACTACCGGGCGGCCTTCACCGAGCGGTACGGCCGGGAAGGGCTGGTCCCGCTGACGGATCTGCTCAGCCCCGAGCACGGCCTCGGCAGCCCGTCGGGTTACCTCAATCCCGGTGGGGCACAGATGTTCGCGGTCCCGAACCGGGCCGCGCCCGATCTCGAGCGGCCGTACGCGCTGCCGCTGCTCGCCGAGGCCCTGCGCACCGGGCAGCTGGAGGTCGACCTCGCGGACCCGCGGCTCGCCGAGCTGATTCCCGAGAAGCCCGACGACGGGCGAGACCGCCGTCCGCCGGCCCCTGGGCTGGACGTCACGGTGCAGATCGCGGCCGCCTCCGCGGACGCGATCCCCCGTGGCGAGTGGAACGCGGTGCTCCCGCCGGGATCCTTCGCCCCCGCCGGGCGCACCGTGGGCCGGTTCGTCCACCTGCTGCCCCGCTCGGCCGAAGGCCAGGTGCGCGACCATCTCCTGGCCCAGGACACCGCCGCCGATCCCGATGTGGTGCACGCGGAGCTGAGCTATCTCCCGGTGCAGGGCCGGGCGGCGAACGTCACGGTGCACCCGATCATGCGCAGCCACGAGATCCCGGTGAACGTCACGCCCTCGGTCGCCGCGGATCGGGTCATCCCGTTGCGGGACATCGTGATCGGCCTCGACGGCGACCGGTTCGCGGCGTACTCCGAGCGGCTGGGCCGGCGGATCCGGATCCATCAGGGGCACATGCTCAACCCGCAGAGCGCCCCGGACGTGTGCCGGTTCCTCCTGGAAAGCGCGCAGGACGGGGACGCGGCCCCGGCCCGCTTCGACTGGGGGACCGCGGAGACGGCGCCGTTCCTGCCGCGCGTCCGGCGCGGCCGGATCGTGCTTCGGCTGGCGCAGTGGAACATCCGCGTGCCCGGCACGTTCGGGCGGGCGGCGCTCGACAGCGACGAGGCGCTGGCCGAAGCCGTGCGCGCGTGGCGTTCCACCTGGCAGGTCCCGCGGTGGGTGTACCTGGCCGACCAGGACCGCCGGCTGCTGCTCGACCTCGACCACCCACTGTCCACAACGGAATTGCGGGCCGAGCTGGGCCGTACGGCGGAGCGTGGCCGCACCTGGTTGCCGTTGCAGGAGATGTACCCGGGTTTCGACGATCTGTGGGTTTCCGGGGCCGACGGCCGAAGGCACGTCAGCGAGGTGGTGATCCCGCTGACCGCCCGGTCGGCGCCCCGGCCGCCGGCGCCCGAGGTTCCCCGGGCCGCGCTGAGCGTGGGCCGGCGCCCGCGGCGGCACCTGCCGGGCGGGACCTGGCTGTCCATGAAGCTGTACACGACCGAGACGGCGATGGAGGGGATCGTCAGCCGGATGTGGTCCAAACCAGCGGTCTGTCCGGACGAGGAGTGGTTCTACCTGCGGTACGCCGACCCCGCGCCGCACCTGCGCATCCGGGTGCGCACCGGGCTGGGTGACATGGGCGCGCTGTTCGCCGGCTGGACGGAGTGGGCTCGCGGGCTCGTCGGCGAAGGGCTGGCCGCGGACCTCGTGCTCAACACCTACTCGCCGGAGCTGATCCGGTACGGCGGCCCGGACACCATGGCGGCGGTCGAGCGGGTGTTCTGCGCGAGCAGCGCGGCCACCGCGCGATTCCTCGCCGAGCCCGGGCCGGACGACCTGCCCCGGCTGGTCGTGGCGGCCTACGCGGTCGAGTGCGTGTACCGGGACTGGGGCTTCGACCTCGACCAGCGCCTGGCCCGAGCGTCGAGCCTGCCCCGGCCGAGCGAGGAGAACGACCCGGCCCGGCCCGACCGCCGCCTGCTCGCCGACCTCCTCGCCCCCGAGGTGCCGCCCGGCTCACCGATCGCGAAGATGCGGGCGGACCTGGCCGCGGTCTTCGGCACCCAAGCCGCTCCGCTCGCGGAAGCCGGCGCCCTGGCCAGGGCCGCCGCCGGCGAGGGCACCTTGACCACGGCGGAGCACACCGTCGTGGACGGCATCGCGCACCTGCAGGTCAATCGCCTGCTGGGCACCGACCATGACCTCG